One window of Fusobacterium polymorphum genomic DNA carries:
- a CDS encoding FprA family A-type flavoprotein produces the protein MYKSTKIKDDIVWIGVNDRKIEKWESHIPLDFGVTYNSYVILDEKICIIDGVEEGENGDFFRKLEATIGDRQVDYIIINHVEPDHSGSIKSLLKMYPNIKVVGNAKSISILKLLDIDIPNDRAVVVKEKDILDLGKHKLTFYLMPMVHWPESMATYDMTDKILFSNDAFGSFGALDGAIFNDEVNLDIFENEMRRYYSNIVGKLGAPVNAILKKLSSVEISCICPSHGLIWRKDIDKVIKKYQKWANIEAEEEGVVIIYGSMYGHTTEMAEILARQLDERGIKNVQIYDSSKFDISYLFSAIWKYKGLMIGTCTHYNMAFPKIEPLLQKLENYGLKNRYLGIFGNMLWSGGGVKRVKEFADRLTGLEQIGEAVEVKGHVTSIDREKLIELANFMADKLIADR, from the coding sequence ATGTATAAAAGTACTAAGATAAAAGATGACATTGTTTGGATTGGAGTTAATGATAGAAAAATAGAAAAATGGGAAAGCCATATTCCATTAGATTTTGGAGTTACGTACAATTCTTATGTGATATTAGATGAAAAAATTTGTATTATTGATGGAGTTGAAGAAGGAGAAAATGGAGATTTTTTTAGAAAATTAGAGGCTACTATTGGAGATAGACAAGTTGATTATATTATAATAAATCATGTTGAGCCAGATCATTCAGGTTCTATTAAGAGTTTATTAAAAATGTATCCTAATATAAAGGTAGTAGGAAATGCAAAGTCTATATCAATATTAAAATTACTAGATATAGATATTCCTAATGATAGAGCAGTAGTTGTAAAAGAGAAAGATATTTTAGATTTAGGAAAACATAAATTGACTTTTTATTTAATGCCTATGGTACACTGGCCAGAATCTATGGCAACTTATGATATGACAGATAAAATTTTATTTTCAAATGATGCTTTTGGAAGTTTTGGAGCATTAGATGGAGCTATTTTTAATGATGAAGTAAATCTTGATATTTTTGAAAATGAAATGAGAAGATATTATTCTAATATAGTTGGAAAATTAGGAGCACCAGTAAATGCTATTTTAAAAAAATTATCTTCTGTTGAGATTTCTTGTATTTGTCCTTCACATGGTTTAATTTGGAGAAAAGATATAGACAAAGTTATTAAAAAATATCAAAAATGGGCTAACATTGAAGCTGAAGAAGAAGGAGTAGTAATTATTTATGGAAGTATGTATGGACATACAACTGAAATGGCTGAAATTTTAGCTAGACAATTAGATGAAAGAGGAATTAAAAATGTTCAAATCTATGATTCTTCAAAGTTTGATATTTCATACCTATTTAGTGCAATTTGGAAGTATAAAGGACTTATGATAGGCACATGTACTCACTATAATATGGCTTTTCCAAAGATAGAACCTTTACTTCAAAAATTAGAAAACTATGGTTTAAAAAATAGATATTTAGGAATTTTTGGAAATATGTTATGGAGTGGTGGTGGAGTAAAAAGAGTTAAAGAATTTGCTGATAGACTAACAGGATTAGAACAAATTGGAGAAGCAGTTGAGGTAAAAGGACATGTTACTTCTATTGATAGGGAAAAATTAATAGAACTTGCTAATTTTATGGCAGATAAACTTATAGCAGATAGATAA
- a CDS encoding ABC transporter ATP-binding protein, protein MLNNLKMLLDKDYTPVKKATYYQLLDILFNMIIYTILFLTIYSLIEKSFTMNKIYWYSGLLLIALIFKSHFGGGGMVKMQKTGSTASKDLRIAMGDHVKKLNLGYFNSHNLGYLINILTMDITDFEQAITHNIPDLLKVLVLSVYLLLITFFINFKLAIIQIVVVLLTIPILKIGGEKLEKIGVEKKTVSAKLISTIIEYISGIEVFKSFGVIGDKFERLEKGFRDLKKYSIKLELTAVPYVLLFQVIIDLLFPILLLLAVRFFMNEELEAKMLVGFIVLSLTLTNVIRNFSASYSVTRYLFVSVAKISDTLNYPTISYKDEDFNFSNYDISFENVDFSYTKDRKVLKDINFIAKNNEITALVGKSGSGKSTVMSLIARFWDTTKGSIKIGGKDIKEVNPDSLLKNISMVFQDVYLINDTIYENIRIGNLNASKEEIMNAAKIANCHNFISKLPKGYDTYIGEEGSTLSGGEKQRISIARALLKNSPIILLDEATASLDADSEHEIKMAINELIKDKTVIIIAHRLNTIKDANKIIVMDNGKIIESGNHEKLMNDKGTYYSMFTAMEKAKEFSI, encoded by the coding sequence ATGTTAAATAATTTAAAAATGTTATTAGACAAAGATTACACTCCTGTAAAAAAAGCTACTTATTATCAATTATTAGATATTTTATTTAATATGATAATTTATACTATTTTATTTTTAACAATATATTCACTGATAGAAAAATCTTTTACTATGAATAAAATCTATTGGTACTCTGGACTTTTACTTATAGCCCTTATTTTTAAAAGCCATTTTGGTGGCGGGGGTATGGTTAAAATGCAAAAAACTGGAAGTACAGCCTCAAAAGATTTAAGAATAGCAATGGGTGACCATGTTAAAAAACTAAATCTAGGTTATTTTAATAGCCATAATTTAGGATATTTAATTAATATTTTGACTATGGATATAACAGATTTTGAACAAGCTATAACTCATAATATTCCTGATTTATTAAAGGTTTTGGTTCTAAGTGTTTATTTGTTACTTATAACTTTCTTTATAAATTTTAAACTTGCTATAATTCAAATTGTTGTTGTATTATTGACTATACCTATTCTTAAAATTGGTGGAGAAAAATTAGAAAAAATTGGAGTGGAAAAGAAAACTGTTTCTGCTAAATTAATTTCAACTATTATAGAATATATAAGTGGTATAGAAGTTTTTAAAAGTTTTGGGGTTATAGGAGATAAATTTGAAAGATTAGAAAAGGGATTTAGAGATTTAAAAAAATATTCTATAAAATTAGAACTTACTGCTGTTCCTTATGTTTTACTTTTTCAAGTAATTATTGATTTGTTATTCCCTATTCTTCTATTATTAGCAGTTAGATTTTTTATGAATGAAGAATTGGAAGCTAAAATGTTAGTAGGCTTTATAGTTTTAAGTTTAACACTTACTAATGTTATAAGAAATTTCTCCGCTAGCTATTCTGTAACAAGATATTTATTTGTTTCAGTTGCTAAAATCTCAGATACTTTAAATTATCCAACTATTTCATATAAAGATGAAGATTTTAATTTTTCAAACTATGATATAAGTTTTGAAAATGTTGATTTCTCTTATACAAAAGATAGAAAAGTTTTAAAAGATATTAATTTTATAGCAAAGAATAATGAAATAACTGCCTTGGTTGGAAAATCTGGCTCTGGAAAATCAACTGTTATGAGTTTGATAGCAAGATTTTGGGATACAACAAAGGGAAGTATAAAAATTGGAGGAAAGGATATAAAAGAAGTTAACCCTGATTCACTTTTAAAAAATATTAGTATGGTATTTCAAGATGTTTATTTAATTAATGATACTATTTATGAAAATATTAGAATAGGTAACTTAAATGCTAGTAAAGAAGAAATTATGAATGCCGCAAAAATAGCAAACTGTCATAATTTTATTTCTAAATTACCAAAGGGCTATGATACTTATATAGGTGAAGAGGGAAGTACATTGTCAGGTGGAGAAAAACAAAGAATTTCAATAGCAAGAGCATTATTAAAAAATTCTCCAATAATATTATTAGATGAAGCTACTGCCTCTCTTGATGCTGACAGTGAACATGAAATAAAAATGGCTATTAATGAATTGATAAAAGATAAGACTGTTATAATTATTGCTCATAGATTGAATACTATAAAAGATGCAAATAAAATAATAGTTATGGATAATGGAAAAATTATTGAAAGTGGTAACCATGAAAAATTGATGAATGATAAAGGAACTTATTATTCAATGTTTACGGCTATGGAAAAAGCAAAGGAATTCAGTATATAA
- a CDS encoding ABC transporter ATP-binding protein, protein MKQKSNFTFLLSYAKNEKYKLYLSAFLSVCSSILMVVPYILIYNIILELLKTDLNYSRIKHLAIYTAILIVVRLILFILSGIFSHVAAFNILYNIRMQTVKHLGNINLGYFRERNIGEIKKAINEDVEKLENFLAHQIPDLAAAITTPIVILVFLFFLEWRITIFLIIPIILAILTQIAMFKGYGKRLDKYNSLLQRLTSTITQYIKGMNVFKAFNLTAHSFKKYIDINNEYTENWHEMTDDYRAPYGVFLAVVDSALIFVIPSGGYLYLTDKINISTFLIFLLLSYTFLSSFKILMQFAGTFSFVLAGANNVRSIIEFPIQNDGKNLKDINFKEDISFNDVTFSYDKNDVLKNINLVLKPNTITALVGPSGSGKTTIAYLLGRFWDIQKGSIKIGDIDIKDIDVNYLLSNISYVFQDIFMLTDTIFENIKMGLNKTKEEVYQAAKDAEIHEFIMSLPNGYDTIIGDGYIKLSGGEKQRISIARCLLKNSPIVVLDEITAYSDIENEAKIQNAIRNLLKDKTAIIIAHRLYTIKDVDNIVVLNEGEIVESGKHQDLIIKENGLYKHLWEVK, encoded by the coding sequence ATGAAACAAAAGAGCAATTTTACTTTTCTTCTTTCTTATGCAAAAAATGAAAAATATAAATTATATCTTTCAGCTTTTTTGAGTGTATGTAGTTCAATACTTATGGTTGTACCTTATATACTTATATATAATATTATTTTAGAGCTATTAAAAACAGATTTAAATTATAGTAGGATAAAACATTTAGCTATTTACACAGCAATTTTAATAGTTGTAAGATTAATATTATTTATATTATCCGGGATATTTTCACATGTGGCAGCCTTTAATATACTTTATAATATTAGGATGCAGACAGTGAAACATTTAGGAAATATTAATTTGGGGTATTTTAGAGAAAGAAATATTGGTGAAATAAAAAAGGCTATCAATGAAGATGTTGAAAAACTGGAAAATTTCTTAGCACACCAGATTCCAGACTTAGCAGCAGCTATAACAACTCCAATAGTTATATTAGTATTCTTATTTTTCTTAGAGTGGAGAATAACAATATTTTTAATTATTCCTATAATACTTGCTATTTTAACTCAAATTGCTATGTTTAAAGGTTATGGAAAGCGTTTAGATAAATATAATTCTTTACTTCAAAGATTGACTTCAACAATAACTCAATATATAAAAGGAATGAATGTATTTAAAGCATTTAATTTAACTGCACATTCTTTTAAAAAATATATTGATATAAACAATGAATATACAGAAAATTGGCATGAGATGACAGATGATTATAGAGCACCTTATGGAGTATTTTTAGCAGTTGTTGATTCAGCACTGATTTTTGTTATTCCAAGTGGAGGATATTTATATTTAACAGATAAAATTAATATTTCAACATTCTTAATATTTTTACTTTTAAGCTATACATTCCTAAGTTCATTTAAGATATTAATGCAATTTGCTGGAACTTTTTCTTTTGTTTTAGCAGGAGCAAATAATGTTAGAAGTATAATTGAATTTCCTATTCAAAATGATGGAAAAAATTTAAAAGATATTAATTTTAAAGAAGATATTTCATTTAATGATGTAACTTTTTCTTATGATAAAAATGATGTTTTAAAGAATATTAACCTAGTTTTAAAACCTAATACAATAACTGCACTTGTAGGACCATCAGGTTCTGGAAAAACAACTATTGCTTATTTATTAGGTAGATTTTGGGATATCCAAAAGGGAAGTATTAAAATTGGAGATATTGATATAAAGGATATAGATGTAAATTATTTATTATCAAATATTTCTTATGTATTCCAAGATATTTTTATGTTAACAGATACAATTTTTGAAAATATAAAAATGGGACTTAATAAGACAAAAGAAGAGGTATATCAAGCAGCAAAGGATGCTGAAATTCATGAATTTATAATGAGTCTACCAAATGGCTATGATACTATTATTGGTGATGGATATATAAAATTAAGTGGTGGAGAAAAACAAAGAATTTCAATAGCAAGGTGTCTGCTTAAAAATAGCCCAATAGTTGTTTTAGATGAAATAACTGCTTATTCTGATATAGAAAATGAAGCTAAAATTCAAAATGCTATTAGAAATTTATTAAAAGATAAAACAGCTATTATAATAGCCCACAGATTGTATACTATAAAAGATGTTGATAATATTGTTGTGTTAAATGAAGGAGAAATTGTAGAAAGTGGAAAACATCAAGATTTAATTATAAAAGAAAATGGTTTATATAAACATCTTTGGGAGGTGAAATAA